GACCAGATGCTCGACAGAGCTGTGGATGTATCAAAGCTAGGGGAATCGCCTAGACCTTCATCTCTGTCATTGGAGCTCCAGATCGCTCCGAGGTCCCTGCCGCCACTGCTTGAGGAACTGCTTGAGCAGGATCCTGAACTAGAAAAAGCTCCACTGCTACCGGTTGAAGATGTCATTGTCGGAAATGGATTATCTGTAGTGGGCTCCATGTAATTGAGAAGGGAACTCAGACCAGATTTATACAAGGAAGCAATCAGATCATTATCGTCCAAGCCGTTTAAAGCCTGCAAGCCGTTGATGGTAGTTCCATTACCAGTACGCATGGCGATGTGAGCTTCGATTTCTCTTCTGGCTGATTCTACACTTTCTGGCAATCCGGTAACTTCAAATACTGGTTCTTTATCACGGCTGGGTGTGACGATGTATGTGTGAGTTTGATGTTGGATTCTCTTGATGGTAGCCCCCTTGGGCCCGACTACCAAACCGACTACGCGGTAAGGTACTCTTACTTGGATGGTAACGTGACCGGGGATATTAGCTGGTGGGCCTGGTGGTGTGCTGGCGCCTGATCCTAATCCAGCTAAATTGTTTTTTCGGGAAGCTCTAATCTGTGAGAAATGCTCTGCTGCTGAAAGGATTTCTCGTTTGGCTTTGGCGACATCTTCCTTGCGTCCTGTCACGACGAACACCGGTTCTTCGCCTCTAACCGGAGTCTTGATGTAAGTGTTGGTCTTCGCACGGAGAGCCTTGATTTTGCAGCCTGAAACAAAAAGAAACTAAATTAGAGATTTGCCAAAGTATcttgttaaattaaatataattttttcggGTTTTCGTGTAGTCTTTAATTATAATGTCTGGGGTGTCGGTATACCCAACCGCAAGTCCAGGTAAGAAGTTCACCGCGGTGAAGACAATAGATATTGGGTGAATGGACTTTGTGTTAATAAATAATTCGACCAGGTCTCATGGTCCATAatttatgttatacagggtgtagaattaaaaataaaatctaataaagTTATTATGTGAACAAACCAGTAACACTGGATCTGTTATAGACGGTGCTGCATTCAAAAATAGTAAACTCG
This genomic window from Diabrotica virgifera virgifera chromosome 1, PGI_DIABVI_V3a contains:
- the LOC114332421 gene encoding RNA-binding protein MEX3B, with the protein product MPASNLFAEMDRGSGIGDERALQLALELSMLGFSEPLPSVSEPDSPGDLSSFVNPLANVGLEEVRSKKSQNMTECVPVPSSEHVAEIVGRQGCKIKALRAKTNTYIKTPVRGEEPVFVVTGRKEDVAKAKREILSAAEHFSQIRASRKNNLAGLGSGASTPPGPPANIPGHVTIQVRVPYRVVGLVVGPKGATIKRIQHQTHTYIVTPSRDKEPVFEVTGLPESVESARREIEAHIAMRTGNGTTINGLQALNGLDDNDLIASLYKSGLSSLLNYMEPTTDNPFPTMTSSTGSSGAFSSSGSCSSSSSSSGGRDLGAIWSSNDRDEGLGDSPSFDTSTALSSIWSYPTVSAPSRPSPANSTSPADSLLSSTTKCLVCTDAKVTHALVPCGHNFFCMDCATRVCEGSESQCPVCSLPAIQAIRIYSPNP